In Phosphitispora fastidiosa, a single genomic region encodes these proteins:
- a CDS encoding amidohydrolase family protein encodes MKFLKLSSQKDYILIPDMIWDGFSAKPVPGLAVHISSGLITRLAPVEAGAFAGEVIPLPGITLMPGLVDCHVHFSMNSENLFQAIEDWENDINGINVKCRQYALAYLESGVLSVRDGSDRMNIGLRVRNEIMAGKYPGPVVTATGRAIYRKGCYGNFLGPGAASVDEALTQIDSFAGEGIDQLKVVVSGLVSFKEFGSIGAQQFTTAELSAIVNRAHSLGLRVMAHVSSAAAVETAVNAGVDSIEHGYFLETRQLKLMAQQKTAWIPTLAPLGNLVCGGIVPYDGADLRVISESLEIQLARVREAHALGVIIGIGTDAGANHVPHGSSYYDELCYYSNAGLDNYTILSMATRISAQILDRPKLSGVIAPGSKPFLIGVNGNPMKSLEVLKNPVLAVLPVSGLSPFTP; translated from the coding sequence ATGAAATTCTTAAAACTGTCTTCTCAAAAAGACTACATACTTATACCTGATATGATATGGGACGGCTTCTCCGCCAAACCCGTCCCGGGCCTGGCTGTGCATATTAGCAGCGGTCTTATTACCAGGCTGGCCCCTGTGGAAGCAGGCGCTTTTGCCGGGGAAGTGATCCCCCTTCCGGGGATAACTCTCATGCCCGGTCTGGTCGACTGTCATGTCCATTTTTCCATGAATAGTGAAAACCTTTTTCAGGCGATTGAGGATTGGGAGAATGACATTAATGGGATTAACGTCAAATGCAGGCAGTATGCCCTGGCCTACCTTGAAAGCGGTGTGCTTTCGGTCAGAGACGGTAGTGACAGGATGAATATCGGACTCAGGGTGCGCAATGAAATAATGGCCGGGAAATATCCCGGGCCTGTGGTCACTGCCACCGGAAGGGCAATCTACCGCAAAGGCTGCTATGGAAATTTCCTGGGTCCCGGTGCAGCTTCGGTTGATGAGGCCCTGACCCAAATCGACAGCTTTGCCGGGGAAGGCATCGACCAGCTAAAGGTTGTGGTCTCAGGTCTGGTAAGCTTTAAAGAATTTGGCTCCATCGGAGCACAGCAGTTCACAACTGCCGAGCTGTCGGCGATAGTTAACCGGGCCCATTCCCTGGGGCTCAGGGTTATGGCCCATGTAAGCTCTGCAGCCGCTGTGGAAACAGCGGTCAATGCCGGAGTCGATTCCATAGAGCACGGTTACTTTCTGGAAACCCGCCAGCTTAAACTGATGGCCCAACAGAAAACCGCCTGGATACCAACTCTGGCCCCTCTGGGGAACCTGGTATGCGGCGGCATTGTTCCATATGATGGCGCTGACCTCAGGGTTATCAGCGAAAGCCTCGAAATACAGCTGGCCCGGGTCAGGGAAGCCCACGCACTGGGGGTAATTATCGGCATAGGTACAGATGCCGGGGCCAACCATGTCCCTCACGGCTCGTCTTATTATGATGAATTGTGCTATTACTCCAATGCAGGGTTGGACAACTATACCATCCTTTCCATGGCCACCCGCATCTCAGCACAAATACTCGACCGGCCCAAGCTGTCCGGTGTCATCGCACCCGGCAGCAAACCATTCCTTATCGGGGTCAACGGAAATCCAATGAAATCACTGGAGGTTCTGAAAAATCCGGTTCTTGCGGTCCTGCCTGTTTCAGGCCTTTCTCCGTTCACTCCTTGA
- a CDS encoding transglutaminase domain-containing protein yields MVFNINSDKKIRFRLPGAASLGVAVLLLVVLSFSAGCGPQQKIDRSRKADSLGFQLTSPRRGNFAAESVFEIKGTVELPEEVNYLMVSVAGNGQTSKQFVRAEGSVFSGRVYLPFGKGTYEVSILAADSADTEWFESLAAFEVYNGNSETISFPEYSQVMFRKGIRFTAEPAGSVPGKFELAGEIKDYEENTAVLIRSQKAGENEKYDQFARIQGGRFRAAVYLPGGPGKYRVDVMVPKQGSENIYLGVAGYEVENTAETVFEPVQYYQGYFRRGLLLDDFLRPGINTDNRLVLEGSFVPELYEKYRAENTGLYIETKKIGPGAETAHDWVGVAEGRFKGNIWLRFGPGEYEVSIGLPSSDGSHDITFVAKFRVANTGTDNIRDLAPGRGIESDHPDIMRLSRQLTKGKISARDKAKAIHDWVAGSVSYDVQKSVNLDFRADDSALKTLRTREGVCQDFSFLTIALARAAGLEARFIGGKTVEKGRINPNGHGWTEVKADGRWLVMDTTWDAGYIEGDRFVRDFSEKYFDPDPAEFARDHIREEIIY; encoded by the coding sequence GTGGTATTTAACATTAACTCAGATAAGAAAATCAGATTTAGGCTTCCCGGCGCGGCGAGCCTGGGTGTAGCCGTATTGCTCCTGGTTGTGCTGTCATTTTCAGCCGGATGTGGGCCGCAGCAGAAAATTGACCGGAGCAGGAAGGCTGACAGCTTGGGATTTCAGCTTACCAGTCCCAGAAGGGGCAATTTTGCGGCGGAATCTGTTTTTGAAATCAAAGGGACAGTAGAATTGCCTGAGGAGGTCAATTATTTAATGGTGAGTGTGGCCGGAAACGGCCAGACCTCTAAGCAGTTTGTCAGGGCAGAGGGCTCGGTTTTTTCGGGCAGGGTATATCTGCCCTTCGGAAAAGGCACATATGAAGTCAGCATTCTGGCTGCAGACAGCGCCGATACCGAGTGGTTTGAGAGTCTGGCTGCTTTTGAGGTATATAATGGTAATTCCGAAACAATTAGTTTTCCCGAATACTCCCAGGTGATGTTCAGGAAGGGGATCCGGTTTACCGCGGAGCCTGCCGGAAGTGTTCCCGGAAAATTTGAACTGGCAGGGGAAATTAAGGATTACGAAGAAAATACGGCTGTACTGATCAGAAGTCAGAAGGCCGGAGAAAATGAAAAGTATGACCAGTTTGCCCGGATTCAGGGCGGGAGGTTCAGGGCTGCTGTCTATCTCCCCGGGGGACCGGGAAAATACCGGGTAGATGTAATGGTTCCCAAGCAGGGGTCGGAAAACATCTACCTGGGTGTGGCCGGATATGAAGTGGAAAACACTGCAGAGACAGTGTTTGAGCCTGTTCAGTATTACCAGGGTTATTTCCGGCGCGGGCTGCTGCTCGATGATTTTCTCAGACCGGGAATCAATACAGATAACCGGCTGGTTCTGGAAGGCTCATTTGTACCCGAGCTTTATGAGAAATACAGGGCTGAAAACACCGGGCTATATATTGAAACCAAAAAAATCGGCCCTGGGGCGGAAACCGCTCATGACTGGGTCGGGGTGGCCGAAGGGCGTTTTAAAGGCAATATCTGGCTGAGGTTCGGTCCGGGGGAATATGAGGTTTCGATAGGGCTTCCCAGTTCGGATGGCAGCCATGATATTACCTTTGTAGCCAAATTCCGGGTCGCCAACACCGGTACGGACAATATCAGGGATCTGGCCCCGGGAAGGGGTATTGAGAGTGACCATCCGGATATTATGCGCCTGTCCCGGCAGCTGACAAAGGGCAAGATTAGCGCCAGGGACAAGGCTAAGGCCATCCATGACTGGGTTGCCGGAAGCGTCTCTTATGATGTGCAGAAATCGGTCAACCTTGACTTCAGGGCAGATGATAGTGCACTGAAGACCCTAAGGACCAGAGAAGGTGTTTGTCAGGACTTCTCCTTTCTCACCATTGCCCTAGCCCGGGCAGCAGGCCTTGAGGCCAGATTTATCGGGGGGAAGACTGTTGAAAAGGGCAGGATTAACCCGAACGGCCATGGCTGGACAGAGGTAAAAGCTGATGGCAGATGGCTGGTCATGGACACCACCTGGGATGCCGGTTATATTGAGGGAGACCGGTTTGTCAGGGACTTCAGTGAGAAGTACTTTGACCCTGATCCCGCCGAATTCGCCAGAGACCATATCAGGGAAGAAATAATCTATTAA
- a CDS encoding rubrerythrin family protein produces MPTDKNLKAAFAGESQANRKYLAFAKKAVEEGFPGVAKLFRAAAEAETIHAMSELKAMDGVKSTAENLKTAVEGETYEFTEMYPGFISEAEQEGRKDAKRAFHFANEAEKAHAALYQKALDALEQKADSDYYICEICGNLHEGSAPDKCSICGAPKSKFKNVG; encoded by the coding sequence TTGCCAACAGACAAGAATCTGAAAGCAGCATTTGCCGGGGAGTCCCAGGCTAACCGAAAGTATCTCGCCTTTGCCAAAAAAGCAGTTGAGGAAGGATTCCCGGGAGTAGCCAAGCTTTTCCGGGCTGCTGCCGAAGCTGAGACAATACACGCCATGAGTGAGCTTAAAGCGATGGATGGCGTCAAGTCAACCGCAGAAAATCTGAAGACTGCGGTTGAAGGGGAAACCTATGAATTTACTGAGATGTACCCCGGGTTTATCAGTGAAGCTGAACAGGAAGGCCGGAAGGATGCCAAGCGGGCTTTCCATTTTGCCAATGAGGCTGAAAAGGCTCATGCGGCGCTGTATCAGAAGGCACTTGATGCTCTGGAGCAGAAGGCGGATAGTGATTATTATATCTGTGAGATATGTGGCAATCTTCATGAAGGAAGCGCGCCTGACAAGTGTTCCATTTGCGGGGCGCCCAAAAGTAAATTTAAGAATGTCGGGTAG
- a CDS encoding type II toxin-antitoxin system Phd/YefM family antitoxin → MPHIRPVSDLRNNFAEISKIVHETSEPVFLTKNGYGDMVVLSIEAYERKLFKDEVHFKLKEAELEAKSTEKRYTHEEVFSQLKVGLDDNRE, encoded by the coding sequence ATGCCACACATTAGACCGGTTTCCGATTTGCGTAATAATTTTGCGGAAATTTCAAAGATTGTGCACGAAACATCAGAGCCAGTTTTTTTAACCAAAAATGGTTATGGTGACATGGTTGTTTTGAGCATTGAAGCCTATGAGCGCAAGTTATTTAAAGATGAAGTCCACTTTAAACTAAAGGAAGCTGAACTGGAAGCAAAATCTACAGAAAAGCGCTATACGCACGAAGAAGTATTTTCGCAATTAAAGGTAGGCCTTGATGATAACAGAGAATAA
- a CDS encoding CpaF family protein, producing MPSKFSESLLNRIREEVGSRLDLSADLRDEDIRETIARAVMDESRERYLRLAEKQELISAVFNSMRRLDVIQPLLEDEAVTEIMINGPERIFIEKDGQVRRVDLHFESAEKLANVIQFIVAKVNRTVNEASPIVDARLRDGSRVSVVLFPVALNGPVMTIRKFPEKPLSVGDLIKRGSICAEAAGLLEKLVRAKYNIFISGGTGSGKTTFLNALAGFIPENERIITIEDSAELQIVNIENLVSMETRNSNTEGRGEITIRELIKTSLRMRPDRIIVGEVRGAEALDMLQAMNTGHDGSLSTGHANSSGDMLSRLETMVLSGAPLPVAVIRKQIAAALDIIIHLGRLRDGSRKVLEISEVQGFSEGDIILNTLFAFREKGEDGGRVLGALEAAGNRLTKTVKARMAGIELD from the coding sequence ATGCCGTCAAAGTTTTCGGAGAGCCTGTTAAACAGGATACGTGAAGAGGTAGGCAGCAGGCTGGACCTGTCCGCCGACCTGCGGGATGAGGATATCAGGGAAACTATCGCCAGAGCTGTGATGGATGAGAGCCGGGAGCGTTATCTCAGGCTGGCGGAGAAGCAGGAACTGATTTCAGCTGTTTTCAATTCCATGCGCAGGCTTGATGTGATCCAGCCTCTCCTGGAAGATGAAGCTGTTACCGAAATAATGATCAACGGCCCGGAACGGATTTTTATCGAAAAGGACGGCCAGGTACGCCGGGTGGACCTTCATTTTGAGAGCGCCGAAAAGCTGGCAAATGTCATCCAGTTCATTGTTGCCAAGGTGAACCGGACAGTTAATGAGGCCTCTCCTATAGTTGATGCCAGGCTGCGTGACGGCTCCAGGGTGAGTGTGGTCTTATTTCCGGTGGCCCTCAACGGACCGGTGATGACAATACGCAAATTTCCGGAAAAGCCCCTTTCTGTGGGGGACCTGATAAAGAGAGGCAGTATTTGTGCAGAGGCGGCCGGCCTGCTGGAGAAGCTTGTCAGGGCCAAATACAACATCTTTATCAGCGGCGGCACAGGCTCAGGCAAAACCACCTTCCTGAATGCCCTGGCGGGGTTTATCCCGGAAAATGAACGGATTATAACTATAGAAGATTCTGCGGAGCTGCAAATTGTTAATATTGAGAACCTGGTCAGTATGGAAACCCGCAATTCCAATACCGAGGGCAGGGGGGAGATAACTATCAGGGAACTTATCAAGACCTCCCTGAGAATGAGGCCGGATCGGATTATAGTTGGCGAGGTGCGCGGCGCGGAGGCGTTGGACATGCTTCAGGCCATGAACACAGGCCATGACGGGTCTTTATCTACAGGTCATGCCAACAGTTCCGGGGACATGCTCAGCCGCCTGGAAACAATGGTCCTCAGTGGAGCGCCGCTGCCTGTGGCTGTTATCAGGAAGCAGATAGCTGCCGCCCTGGATATCATCATCCACCTGGGGAGACTCCGTGATGGGTCCAGGAAGGTATTGGAGATATCTGAGGTGCAGGGTTTTTCTGAAGGTGACATCATCCTGAATACCCTGTTTGCCTTCCGGGAAAAAGGAGAAGACGGGGGCCGGGTTCTGGGCGCCCTTGAAGCTGCGGGAAACAGGCTCACCAAAACGGTTAAGGCCCGGATGGCCGGGATTGAGCTGGATTAA
- a CDS encoding type II secretion system F family protein: MQLTDYNIYVMNRAEKTRCILLAAAGLFGAGYIFFNSLPAALAMSLGALLYPRFAGRRLAEKRRAELNLQFKDALYSLSSALSAGNSLESSFREALKDLRVLYPEKDTAIVRELEYICRKMEINEPLEKALHDLAQRSGLEDINNFADVVAICKRTGGNLVQVVKNTSNMISDRIEVSQEIELLLTRQNYERKVLNIMPFVFIALIRFAGGGYMDALYTSPRGYLLMGAALAILACSYFVSGRIMDIKV; the protein is encoded by the coding sequence ATGCAGTTGACTGATTATAACATATACGTGATGAATCGGGCAGAAAAAACACGCTGCATATTGCTGGCTGCAGCCGGTCTGTTTGGGGCAGGGTACATTTTTTTCAATAGCCTTCCGGCAGCGCTGGCAATGTCCCTGGGGGCGCTCCTTTATCCACGCTTTGCCGGCAGGAGGCTGGCTGAGAAAAGGAGGGCCGAACTGAACCTGCAGTTCAAAGATGCCCTTTATTCCCTTTCATCAGCCCTCAGCGCGGGTAATTCACTGGAGTCTTCTTTCCGGGAGGCTTTGAAGGACCTGAGGGTTTTATACCCGGAAAAGGATACCGCTATAGTCCGGGAATTAGAATATATCTGCAGGAAAATGGAGATTAATGAACCCCTGGAAAAAGCCCTGCATGACTTGGCGCAGAGGTCGGGGCTGGAGGATATCAACAATTTTGCCGATGTGGTTGCAATCTGCAAGCGAACCGGGGGCAACCTGGTCCAGGTGGTCAAAAACACCTCAAACATGATCAGTGACCGGATCGAAGTCAGCCAGGAGATAGAACTGCTCCTGACCAGGCAGAATTATGAGCGTAAAGTACTCAATATCATGCCTTTCGTCTTCATTGCCCTGATCAGGTTTGCCGGAGGCGGCTACATGGATGCACTGTATACCAGTCCCCGCGGCTACCTGCTGATGGGCGCAGCCCTGGCCATTCTGGCCTGCTCTTATTTTGTTTCCGGGAGAATCATGGATATTAAAGTGTGA